A stretch of the Bdellovibrio sp. 22V genome encodes the following:
- a CDS encoding rhodanese-like domain-containing protein: MTVKLINFENKTENPHYEGVYDIAPQELQKMMSHVKMIDVRQPEEYVGELGHVPGSELVVLDTLPDHLEKLPKDQTVVFICRSGGRSAKATAYAMMNGLTHVYNMQGGMLLWNDLQLPTER; encoded by the coding sequence GTGACAGTGAAGTTAATTAACTTCGAAAACAAAACCGAAAACCCTCATTACGAGGGCGTTTATGACATCGCTCCTCAAGAGCTGCAGAAAATGATGTCGCACGTGAAAATGATCGATGTTCGTCAGCCTGAAGAATATGTTGGCGAACTAGGACACGTACCTGGATCCGAGCTTGTGGTTCTTGATACTCTTCCTGATCATCTTGAAAAATTACCTAAAGACCAAACAGTGGTGTTCATTTGTCGCAGCGGCGGGCGTTCCGCCAAAGCCACAGCCTACGCGATGATGAATGGCCTTACGCACGTTTATAATATGCAGGGCGGAATGCTCCTATGGAACGACCTGCAACTTCCGACTGAAAGATAG